From Apium graveolens cultivar Ventura chromosome 9, ASM990537v1, whole genome shotgun sequence, the proteins below share one genomic window:
- the LOC141682567 gene encoding ABC transporter B family member 21-like, with translation MAAVEGLNGGSTEFGLATTSGTQIQGKEAEKSNGDQKKETEVTKVVPFYKLFSFADSKDIILMIIGTVASIGNGVCMPIMSILIGELTDAFGQNQNNNEVVDKVSKVALEFVYLAIGAGIASFLQVACWMVTGERQAARIRSLYLKTILRQDVSFFDVETNTGEVVGRMSGDTVLIQDAMGEKVGKFTQLVATFIGGFAIAFFKGWLLTLVMLSSIPPLVIAGGMMSLVIARMSSRGQEAYAKAAIVVEQTIGSIRTVASFTGEKRAVADYSKSLVNAYKSGIGEGLATGLGFGTLFSFVFYSYALAVWFGAKMILEKDYTGGDVLSVIIAVLTGSMSLGQASPCLTAFAAGRAAAYKMFETINRKPEIDAYDTRGKKLEDIQGDIDLRDVYFSYPARPDEQIFDGFSLSIPSGTTAALVGQSGSGKSTVISLIERFYDPQAGEVLIDGTNLKEFQLKWIRERIGLVSQEPVLFASSIKDNIAYGKDGATMEEIRAAAELANAARFIDKLPQGLDTMVGEHGTQLSGGQKQRVAIARAILKNPRILLLDEATSALDAESERIVQEALDRIMVNRTTVIVAHRLSTVRNADMIAVIHRGKMVEKGSHSELLEDPEGAYSQLIRLQETNTEGAGVKDRSVSRSLSRGMSNQRSISKDSSGLGNSSRRSLSASFNLHTGPSFTEAISAEPESPSGKTSKEAQKVPLRRLMYLNKPELPILIVGAIAAILNGVILPIFGILLASMIKIFYEPPHELRKDSKFWALMFVVLGLASFIVYPSQTYFFSVAGCKLIRRIRQMCFEKVVTMEVGWFDKPENSSGAIGARLSADAASVRALVGDTLAQVVQNASSAVAGLVIAFVACWQLAFIVLAMLPLIGLNGYVQMKFMTGFSGDAKMMYEEASQVANDAVGSIRTVASFCAEEKVMDLYKQKCEGPMRTGIRQGLISGIGFGLSFTLLFCVYATCFYAGAQLVDDGKTTFNEVFRVFFALTMASVGISQSSSLTPNSSKAKGATTSIFAILDRKSEIDPTNESGEIVESARGEIELRHVSFKYPTRPDVQIFRDLNLTIRSGKTVALVGESGSGKSTVIALLERFYDPDSGYITLDGVEIQKLQLKWLRQQMGLVSQEPALFNDTIRANIAYGKEGGATEAEIIAAAEKANAHKFISGLAQGYDTVVGERGTQLSGGQKQRVAIARAIVKSPKILLLDEATSALDAESERVVQDALDRVMVNRTTVVVAHRLSTIKGADVIAVVKNGVIAEKGKHETLINITDGVYASLVALHISAGK, from the exons ATGGCCGCGGTGGAAGGTCTAAACGGTGGTAGTACAGAGTTTGGTTTAGCCACTACATCAGGAACTCAAATCCAGGGAAAAGAGGCAGAAAAAAGTAATGGAGATCAAAAGAAGGAAACAGAGGTTACCAAGGTTGTCCCATTTTACAAGCTCTTCTCGTTTGCGGATTCTAAGGATATTATCTTGATGATCATTGGTACCGTGGCATCTATTGGCAATGGAGTATGTATGCCTATTATGAGCATTCTTATTGGTGAATTGACTGATGCTTTTGGACAAAATCAAAATAACAACGAGGTGGTAGATAAAGTTTCCAAG GTAGCACTAGAATTTGTCTATCTTGCTATCGGGGCTGGGATAGCGTCATTTTTGC AGGTGGCTTGCTGGATGGTTACAGGAGAGAGACAGGCTGCACGGATAAGGAGTTTATATCTCAAAACTATTTTAAGACAAGACGTCAGCTTCTTTGATGTGGAAACAAATACTGGAGAAGTTGTGGGGAGGATGTCCGGTGACACCGTCCTCATACAAGATGCAATGGGGGAGAAG GTTGGGAAATTTACTCAGCTAGTAGCCACATTTATCGGTGGTTTTGCAATAGCCTTCTTCAAAGGATGGCTTCTTACCCTTGTCATGTTAAGTTCTATACCGCCTCTCGTCATAGCTGGTGGAATGATGTCACTTGTGATTGCCAGAATGTCTTCACGTGGGCAAGAAGCTTATGCAAAAGCTGCAATTGTTGTTGAACAAACAATTGGTTCAATCAGAACG GTTGCATCTTTCACCGGGGAAAAACGAGCTGTGGCAGATTATAGTAAATCTCTTGTTAATGCCTATAAATCAGGCATTGGTGAAGGCTTGGCTACTGGGTTGGGGTTTGGAACATTGTTCTCTTTTGTTTTCTACAGTTATGCATTGGCTGTTTGGTTTGGTGCAAAGATGATACTGGAAAAGGATTACACTGGGGGTGATGTGCTCAGTGTTATTATTGCTGTGTTGACAGGGTCCAT GTCTTTAGGACAGGCTTCTCCATGCCTGACTGCGTTTGCAGCAGGTAGAGCTGCTGCTTACAAGATGTTTGAAACTATAAACAGGAAGCCAGAAATAGATGCATACGATACCCGAGGAAAGAAATTGGAGGATATTCAGGGGGATATTGATTTAAGAGATGTGTACTTCAGTTATCCAGCCCGGCCAGATGAGCAGATATTCGATGGATTTTCTCTGTCCATCCCGAGTGGCACAACTGCAGCTTTGGTCGGACAAAGTGGAAGCGGAAAGTCAACAGTGATCAGTCTCATTGAGAGATTTTATGATCCACAAGCTGGTGAAGTTCTTATAGATGGAACGAATCTTAAGGAGTTTCAGCTAAAATGGATCAGAGAGAGAATTGGTCTTGTCAGTCAAGAACCTGTCCTTTTTGCATCCAGCATTAAGGATAACATTGCTTATGGAAAGGATGGGGCAACGATGGAAGAGATCAGAGCAGCAGCTGAGCTAGCAAATGCTGCTAGATTCATTGATAAATTACCTCAG GGACTGGACACCATGGTCGGTGAGCATGGAACCCAGCTTTCTGGTGGACAAAAGCAAAGAGTTGCTATCGCAAGGGCAATTTTGAAAAACCCACGGATTCTACTTCTAGACGAAGCAACTAGTGCACTAGATGCAGAATCTGAGAGAATAGTTCAGGAGGCGCTAGACAGGATAATGGTCAATAGAACCACTGTCATTGTGGCACATCGCTTGAGCACAGTTAGGAACGCTGATATGATTGCAGTGATTCATCGTGGAAAGATGGTCGAAAAAG GTTCACATTCTGAACTGCTTGAAGATCCTGAAGGCGCATACTCTCAGCTAATAAGATTGCAAGAAACAAATACTGAAGGTGCAGGTGTCAAAGACAGGTCAGTAAGCCGATCATTGAGTCGGGGAATGTCAAACCAGAGATCAATAAGTAAGGACTCATCTGGTCTAGGAAATAGCAGCCGGCGTTCACTTTCTGCCTCATTCAATCTACACACCGGGCCTAGCTTTACTGAGGCTATATCGGCAGAACCTGAAAGCCCTAGTGGAAAAACATCAAAAGAGGCTCAAAAAGTCCCATTGCGCAGACTTATGTATCTCAACAAACCTGAGTTACCAATTCTAATTGTTGGAGCTATAGCTGCAATCCTTAATGGTGTCATACTTCCAATATTTGGTATACTACTTGCCAGCATgatcaaaatattttatgaaCCACCACATGAACTTAGAAAAGATTCGAAATTCTGGGCGCTAATGTTTGTTGTCCTTGGATTAGCATCATTTATTGTTTATCCATCACAAACTTACTTTTTTTCGGTAGCTGGTTGTAAGTTGATAAGACGGATTAGACAGATGTGCTTTGAAAAAGTCGTGACTATGGAGGTAGGTTGGTTTGACAAGCCTGAAAACTCAAGTGGAGCCATTGGTGCAAGGCTCTCTGCTGATGCTGCCAGTGTGCGTGCCTTAGTTGGAGATACACTTGCACAGGTTGTTCAAAATGCATCATCGGCAGTTGCTGGTCTAGTCATTGCTTTTGTAGCTTGTTGGCAATTGGCGTTTATCGTTCTTGCTATGCTACCATTAATAGGACTCAATGGATATGTTCAAATGAAATTCATGACAGGATTCAGTGGAGATGCAAAG ATGATGTATGAAGAAGCCAGCCAAGTTGCGAATGATGCAGTTGGAAGTATAAGAACAGTTGCTTCTTTCTGTGCTGAAGAAAAAGTGATGGATTTGTACAAACAGAAATGCGAAGGTCCCATGAGGACTGGAATCAGGCAAGGACTGATTAGTGGGATTGGGTTCGGGCTGTCTTTCACCTTACTATTTTGTGTCTATGCTACTTGTTTTTATGCTGGAGCACAGCTTGTTGATGATGGAAAGACCACGTTTAACGAAGTTTTTCGT GTTTTCTTTGCATTGACCATGGCATCTGTTGGAATTTCTCAATCAAGTTCCTTGACACCAAATTCTAGCAAAGCCAAGGGCGCTACCACTTCTATCTTTGCGATTCTAGATCGAAAGTCGGAGATAGATCCAACTAACGAGTCTGGTGAAATTGTAGAAAGTGCCAGGGGAGAAATAGAACTACGTCATGTAAGCTTCAAGTATCCAACCAGACCAGATGTTCAGATCTTCCGAGACCTCAACTTGACAATACGAAGTGGCAAG ACTGTTGCTTTGGTTGGGGAAAGTGGAAGCGGAAAATCAACTGTAATAGCATTGTTGGAAAGGTTTTATGATCCCGATTCAGGTTATATCACCCTTGATGGAGTTGAGATACAGAAACTTCAACTGAAGTGGCTCAGGCAGCAGATGGGTCTTGTAAGCCAAGAACCAGCCTTATTTAATGACACGATTCGAGCAAATATTGCCTATGGAAAGGAAGGTGGCGCAACTGAGGCAGAGATTATAGCCGCAGCTGAAAAGGCAAATGCTCACAAGTTCATCAGTGGTTTGGCACAG GGTTATGACACTGTAGTTGGGGAGAGAGGAACACAGTTGTCAGGTGGACAAAAACAGCGTGTGGCCATTGCACGTGCCATAGTAAAAAGTCCGAAGATACTACTACTAGATGAAGCTACGAGTGCTCTAGATGCTGAATCCGAGAGAGTTGTTCAAGATGCATTAGACCGTGTGATGGTTAACCGGACAACAGTTGTCGTTGCTCATCGGTTGTCCACGATCAAAGGCGCAGACGTAATTGCAGTGGTAAAGAATGGAGTCATTGCAGAGAAGGGAAAACATGAGACATTGATCAATATTACAGATGGAGTTTATGCTTCCTTAGTTGCACTTCACATCAGTGCAGGAAAGTAG
- the LOC141687376 gene encoding protein transport protein SEC23 A-like — protein sequence MANPPKTSRGYSDVIGPANNEPTNPQFETKLTPPFSSSAGPRFFPPPIIQPSHIPSPSVRIPSPNSVMQPNQIPLPDVRTPSPNSGIQPNQITSPLVRTPSPSFGSPANGIRAGSPGPHLSTPPGPPRFSSPLQPAAVPFRTSPASPQPPAFSSGSSLPTSSPPQFSNGAYELQPQTSDASEDLFHVTDSTNVLFSANKVPKQKKLFNTPSLGFGALASPGREISLGPQIIQRDPHRCQNCGAYANFYCNILIGSGQWQCVVCRNLNGSEGEYIASSKEELRSLPELSSPFVDYIQTGNKRPGFVPVSDSRMSAPVVLVIDECLDEPHLQHLQGSLHAFVDSLPPTTRIGIVLYGRTVSVYDFSEESTASADVLPGRISPSQESLKALIYGTGLYLSPVHASGPVAHSIFSSLRPYKLNLPEASRDRCLGTAVEVALAIIQGPSAELPRGVMRRSGGDSRIIVCAGGPNTHGPGSVPHSLGHPNYPYMEKAALKWMENLGREAHQRNTVVDILCAGTCPIRVPILQPLAKASGGVLILHDDFGEAFGVNLQRASTRAAGSQGLLEVRCSDNIFITQVIGPGEEANADNHESFKNDSSLSIQMLSVEEMQCFALSMETKSDIKSDFVYFQFSIQYSNVYHADISRVITVRLPTVDSVSAYLDSVQDEVASVIIAKRTLLRAKSSSTANDMRATIDERIKDVASKFGSQMSKSKLYRFPKELGLLPELLFHLRRGPLLGNIIGHEDERSVLRNLFLNASLDLSIRMVAPRCLMHREGGTFEELPAYDLAMQSDSAVVLDHGTDVFIWLGAELASQAGKSAAALAACRTLAEELTEMRFPAPRILAFKEGSSQARYFVSRLIPAHKDPPYEQEARFPQLRTLTAEQRTKLKSSFIHFDDPSFCEWMRSLKVSPPEPS from the exons ATGGCTAACCCGCCAAAAACTTCAAGGGGGTACTCTGATGTGATTGGTCCGGCAAATAATGAACCAACTAATCCTCAGTTCGAAACGAAGTTGACCCCCCCTTTTTCATCGTCAGCGGGACCTAGATTTTTTCCGCCACCAATTATACAGCCAAGTCACATTCCTTCACCTTCTGTTAGGATCCCAAGTCCAAATTCAGTTATGCAGCCAAATCAGATTCCTTTACCGGATGTTAGGACCCCAAGTCCGAATTCAGGTATACAGCCAAACCAGATTACTTCGCCATTGGTTAGGACCCCAAGTCCAAGTTTTGGTTCACCAGCAAATGGAATTAGAGCTGGTAGTCCTGGTCCCCATTTAAGCACTCCACCTGGTCCTCCTAGGTTCTCTTCCCCACTCCAACCTGCAGCTGTGCCCTTTCGGACTTCTCCTGCAAGTCCTCAGCCACCTGCTTTTTCTTCTGGTTCATCTTTGCCGACTTCATCACCTCCTCAATTTTCGAATGGTGCATATGAGTTGCAGCCTCAAACCTCAGATGCTTCTGAGGATCTCTTCCATGTTACTGATTCCACAAATGTTTTATTCTCGGCTAATAAG GTTCCGAAACAGAAGAAATTGTTTAATACACCTAGTCTGGGGTTTGGAGCACTGGCTTCTCCTGGGAGGGAAATCTCACTCGGTCCTCAAATAATTCAACGGGATCCTCATCGATGCCAAAATTGTGGAGCTTATGCAAATTTTTATTGCAATATTCTAATTGGTTCAGGCCAGTGGCAGTGTGTGGTTTGTCGAAACTTGAATGGAAGTGAAGGTGAATATATAGCTTCCAGTAAGGAAGAACTTCGGTCTCTGCCAGAGCTATCCTCCCCATTTGTAGATTACATTCAGACTGGGAATAAGAGGCCTGGTTTTGTTCCAGTTTCTGATTCTAGAATGTCTGCACCTGTTGTCCTTGTAATAGATGAGTGTCTGGATGAGCCTCATCTTCAGCACTTGCAGGGCTCTTTGCATGCATTTGTAGATTCTCTACCCCCAACAACAAGAATTGGGATTGTGCTGTATGGCCGTACAGTATCGGTATATGATTTCTCGGAAGAATCAACTGCATCCGCTGATGTGCTGCCTGGTAGAATCTCACCGAGTCAGGAATCATTGAAAGCACTGATTTATGGGACTGGATTATATTTATCACCTGTTCATGCCTCTGGCCCTGTTGCTCATTCCATATTTTCATCTTTGCGGCCATATAAGCTaaatcttcctgaagcttctaGAGATCGTTGCCTGGGTACTGCAGTTGAGGTTGCTCTGGCAATAATTCAAGGACCATCAGCAGAGCTTCCACGAGGAGTTATGAGGAGGTCTGGAGGCGATAGTCGAATAATTGTTTGTGCTGGAGGACCTAATACGCATGGCCCTGGATCAGTGCCACATTCGCTGGgtcatcccaattacccttatATGGAAAAAGCAGCATTGAAGTGGATGGAGAATCTTGGCCGCGAGGCTCATCAACGAAACACAGTGGTTGATATATTATGTGCAGGAACGTGCCCTATACGAGTTCCCATTTTGCAACCTCTTGCAAAAGCTTCTGGAGGTGTTCTGATACTCCATGATGACTTCGGAGAGGCCTTTGGTGTAAATTTGCAGAGGGCTTCCACTAGGGCAGCTGGTTCCCAGGGTTTGTTGGAGGTGCGTTGTTCTGATAATATTTTCATAACTCAAGTAATAGGCCCTGGTGAAGAGGCAAATGCAGATAATCATGAAAGTTTCAAAAATGACAGCTCCCTATCTATACAAATGCTTAGTGTTGAAGAAATGCAGTGCTTTGCGTTATCTATGGAAACAAAAAGTGACATCAAAAGTGATTTTGTATACTTTCAGTTCTCAATACAATACTCAAATGTGTATCATGCTGATATATCAAGAGTGATAACTGTAAGATTACCAACTGTGGATAGTGTTTCCGCATATCTTGATAGCGTTCAGGATGAAGTAGCATCCGTTATTATTGCCAAGAGGACTCTCTTACGAGCCAAAAGCTCTTCGACAGCAAATGATATGCGAGCAACAATAGATGAAAGAATAAAAGACGTTGCTTCTAAGTTTGGGTCACAGATGTCAAAGTCGAAGCTTTATCGGTTCCCCAAGGAGCTTGGACTATTGCCAGAACTTTTATTTCATCTCAGACGAGGGCCACTTTTAGGAAACATTATTGGGCATGAAGATGAGAGGTCTGTGTTGCGGAATCTGTTTCTGAATGCGTCCTTGGACCTTTCTATTCGCATGGTGGCACCACGATGTCTTATGCATCGTGAAGGTGGCACTTTTGAGGAACTTCCAGCTTATGACCTTGCGATGCAATCTGATTCGGCAGTTGTTCTTGACCATGGCACAGATGTCTTCATTTGGTTG GGTGCTGAATTAGCTTCTCAAGCGGGTAAAAGTGCTGCAGCTTTGGCAGCTTGTCGGACATTGGCCGAGGAACTTACAGAAATGCGGTTTCCAGCTCCTAGGATCTTGGCATTTAAA GAGGGGAGCTCTCAAGCTCGATATTTTGTTTCAAGGCTAATACCAGCACACAAGGATCCCCCATATGAGCAA GAAGCAAGATTTCCACAGCTTCGAACCCTAACCGCAGAACAAAGAACAAAGTTAAAAAGTAGTTTTATTCACTTTGATGATCCTAGCTTCTGCGAATGGATGCGCAGTTTGAAAGTTTCACCGCCTGAACCAAGCTAA